Proteins found in one Micropterus dolomieu isolate WLL.071019.BEF.003 ecotype Adirondacks linkage group LG12, ASM2129224v1, whole genome shotgun sequence genomic segment:
- the LOC123980372 gene encoding type-2 ice-structuring protein-like: MKILTVSALVCAMMALTRAAALPEANPENAQQAKSHLVKRATFCSGRWSEINGRCFLFVPRAMTWSQAERNCQSLGANLASVHAAEEYHQIQRLISDSTHRNTQAWLGATDAAQEGVWFWSDGTPFAFSYWCKGEPNNAGYQHCLQMNHGGDKCWDDLKCNYHLPSVCVKKSFQFLG; the protein is encoded by the exons ATGAAGATTTTGACTGTTTCTGCACTTGTTTGTGCCATGATGGCTCTGACTCGAGCTGCTG CTCTTCCAGAGGCAAACCCCGAAAATGCCCAACAAG CAAAGAGTCACCTGGTCAAGAGGGCCACGTTTTGTTCTGGTCGCTGGTCTGAGATAAATGGTCGCTGTTTCCTCTTCGTTCCAAGAGCCATGACTTGGTCTCAAGCTGAG AGAAACTGTCAGTCCTTAGGTGCAAACCTCGCATCTGTACATGCAGCTGAGGAGTATCATCAGATTCAAAGGCTGATATCCGATAGTACTCATAGGAATACGCAGGCATGGCTTGGAGCCACTGACGCTGCACAG GAGGGTGTCTGGTTCTGGAGTGATGGTACGCCTTTCGCCTTTTCATACTGGTGCAAGGGAGAGCCAAATAACGCTGGATATCAGCACTGTTTACAAATGAATCATGGAG GTGACAAATGCTGGGATGATTTAAAGTGTAACTACCACCTTCCATCTGTCTGTGTTAAGAAATCCTTCCAATTCCTGGGCTGA